The window GGCAAATACGGCGAACAGGACTGCGCAGAGTGCCAGAAGCGCGCGTACGACGAGCCTGCTCGGCGAGCGCCGGATCCCTTGTGAGCCATATGCCTTGAGCGCGCGCAACTCCGTCATCCCCCGTACCCCGTCGACTGCTGCTGTCACCCGCGGCACTCTACTGAGGGCTTCGCTGGTGCGAAACTGCGTCGGTTATCGGGGAACGGGGGAAGGACGACGATCAGGCTGTGGGCTCCGTGAACAGGTCGTCGGCGGTGTCGACCGTCACGGCCCGGGTGAGCCAGGTGCGGAGTGCGTCCAGGTCGGTGCAGGAGGTGATCCGCTCGCGCGCCGCCTCTGTGACCTCGATGCCGCGCGTGTCGAGGATCAGGAGGACGTCCTCGGCACGACCTTCGGCGCGGCCCTCGGCCCGCAAGCGCTGGGAGGTCTCGGAGCGGAAGAAGGAGAGGTCCACAGGCATCAGTTGCCTCCAGGTCTCGGCGGCCATGGCTGTGCCGAGGCCGAGTTCGACCTCGTGGGATGGGCTGGCCATGCGACCGAAGTTAGGTCGGCGCCGCAAAGGGGGTCCGGCATATGCCGCCCATTCACTCCATGGCGTGAAGCGGGCTCAGCCAAGCTTTCCGTTCTGCGTCCCCACCACCGGCTTCGCCAACTGCGCCTCGCTGGGCTGTGCGTTCGCGATGGCCGAGCCGTTCACGGCGAAGTAGACGGCGATGACGTCACCGCTGCGGACGGCCTGGGTGCGCAGGACATGCGAGGCGCCCTGGAAGGTCATCGTGGACTTGAACGCCAGCGTCTCGTCACCGGCCGTCGAGGCCTTCTCGGCGGCGACCGAGTCGTACGGGCTGGTGTTGCCGTTCGCCTTGGCCGTGAAGCCGTCGCCGCAGGAGTCGATCGCCTTCGACAGCCCGGCCATGGCGGACTCCGCGTCGCCGTCCGTCCCGTACGCCGCCAGCGCGATGTACGTGGCCGTCGTGCCGGTCGACGTGTAGCGGGCGAGGTCCGCCTCCGCCTCGCCGAGCGGAAGCTGGTTCATCGCGTACGCCAACGGCGCGCAGACCGGCTTGTCGGCGGTCACCTCGTCCGGAGACTTGGCGAAGAGGAACTGGGGGTCGAGCTCCTGCACCGTCTCGCCGTCGAGGTCGGCGTCGGTGACCATCAGCTTCGCCAGCCGTTCCGCCGGGCTCCCCTGCTTCGCCTGCGCGGACGAGGGCGAGCTCTCCGGCTTCGCGTTCTCGTCCGTGCCGCTCTCGGCCGAGCAGGCGGTCAGGGACAGGGCGCAGGCAGCGGCGGCCAGGGCGGCTCGCTTCATGGGGGCTCCTCGGAAGGTTGGGGTCTGTTTACTCGTCCAGCAGTTTCTTCAGCACCGGCGAAAGCTCCGGCCCCCGCGCCCCCGCCGCCCGAGCCGCCTCCACCGCCCTGACGTACGCCTCCGCCTCCGCCCGCAACGCCTGCTTCTCGTTGCCCTGGCGGCTGCCCGCCACCCACACCACGACCGCGAGGGGAATCAGGGCGAGGAGGCCGTAGCCGAGGGGGACGTCCTGGGACCAGGCCCAGCCCGCGCCGATCAGGGCCGCGATCAGCAGGAGGCAGCCGGTCTCGTCGTGCCAGCCGCCCGCGTCGGCCGTCTCCTCGTAGCGAAGGACCGCGGCGGGCTTCGCGGGGAACTCCATGGGCTGCCAGGACGAGGGCGCGGGCTCCACCTTCGGATACGTCGGTATCGGCGCCCACCCCTTCCCACTCCCGCCCGACGTCCGGCCCTCCAGCCACGCCGGTACGTGCGTCAGCGGCAGACCGTGGGCCCGGGCCACGCCCAGCAGCTCCCGGTAGCCGTTCAGCGCGGGGTGCGTGAGTTCGCGCTTCCAGCGCATGCACAGGGCGGTCAGCGCCGCCACCGCCACCACGAGGAGTACGCCGGTCCCGAGCAGGGCCAGTTTCGCCGTACGCTTCGGCAGTTCCGCCGCCGTCACCGGCAGAACCACACCCGCCGTCAGCGTCAGACCGCCGATCCAGGCGAGCCAACCCCGTTGGGCCGCCCGCATCGCCCTTTGCCGCTCCGCGAACAGTGCCGTCACAGCCGCGTCGTTCGTGTAGTCCACTCCGTGCCGGGCACCGATCGCCTGGGCCGCCGCCAGTACCCGGGTGTCCGTCGCGAGCATGGCTCCGCTGATGGGTGTCCTGTTCGTCACGATCGACGATCATGACACGGCCGTTCCCCGCTCTCGTGAGTGAATCGTGCAGGCCTCATGGCCACCGCGTGACGAAAGGACCGCGCGGACTGCGAACCCCTTCGCTCCCGCACAGGAAAACGCAGCTCACAGCCGCGTACACAACTGGGCCACCTGGGCTTCCAGTTGCGGATGGGTAACAGTCCAGCCACCGATCCCTACGGGAACGGACGCGCCTTGAGGGGCTTATGAGCGGCTGATACGGTGCGATGGCTTGACACTCACCCCAGCTGCTGACTATCCGCGCAGGACGCGACGATCAGGCAGGGAGACGGGTGAAGTGTCCGGAATTGCAGAGAATTTGACAGTCGTGGCAGACAATTTCTTGGGTGTACGGGGAGCGGTTGCGTGAAGATCCAAGAGCGTACGGGGGCGGGCGCGGGACGTTCCGCCGCTCCGGCTCAGCCTTCGGTCGGTGACCGGCTTCCCACCCCTCCTCGCGAGCGCAAACCCGCGCTGGCCGCGCTGGCGGTGCTGCTCATCCTGGTCGGTGCGCTGGGCGCGACGATGCTGGTGCTGCAGGCCGGTGACCGGGTCGAGGTCGTCCAGGTGACGGACGAGATCCAGGCCGGTGAGTCGGTGGGTGACAACGTCACTTCCGTGCTGGTCGCCGAGGACGACAGCATCAAGTACGTCAGGTGGAACCAGCTGGCCACGCTCAAGACCCTCAAGGCCAAGTCCACCATCTATGCGGGCACCGTCGTCATCGGTGACATGTTCGCCGAAGAGGTGGGCGTGACCCAGGGCAAGGCCACCGTCGGCCTCTCCCTCAAGGCGGGCCAGTACCCGACCGGCCTCAAGGCCGGCGACACCGTCGCCGCCTACCGCGTCGGCACCACCGCCGGCTCCAGCTCCAACGACGAGGACAGCGGCGGCTCCACCTCCACCGGTGGCAGCGGCGCCGCCATCGTCGACCAGGCCGTCGTCGCCTCGGTGCCGGAGGGCAGCAGCGACGACCTCGTCGGCAGCACCAACCTCGCGCTCACCCTGACCGTCGACGCCGACGACGCCGCGGCGCTCGCCCAGGCCGCGTCCAACGGCGAAGTGGCCCTCGTGCGCGTCCCGAGCAGCAACTAGAAGGCGGCCCAAACCCCATGGCGCTCATCGCTCTCGCCGCCGACAAGGGTTCCCCCGGCGTCACCACCGCGGCCGTCGCCCTCTCGGCGGTCTGGCCGCGCCGCGTCCTGCTCGCCGAGACCGACCCGGCGGGCGGCGACCTGGTGTACCGCAGTGCCGCCGCGCACGGCGGGCCGCTCAACCCGAACACCGGCATGCTCTCCATAGCCGCCACCGCGCGACGCGGGCTCGTCCCCGATCAACTCTGGGACCACGTCCAGCCGTTGAGCGGCGGACTCGAGGTCCTCGTCGGACTCGGCATCGCCGAGCAGGCCGCCGGTCTCGCCGGGCTCTGGCCCACCCTCGGGCACGCCTTCTCCACCCTCGCCGACTCCCCGAACGCGCCCGCCGACGTCATCGCCGACTGCGGAAGGATCAGTGGGGACACCCCGGCCGTGGAGCTGTTCCCGCACGCCGCCCTCGTCCTGCTGATCAGCCGTACCGAACCCGAGGCCATCGCCCGGGTCCGGGACCGTGCCGCCGCCCTCTCCACCAAGCTGCACGGCGGCCCGCGCGGCGCCGCGAGCCTCGCCACCCCGCTGATCGGTGTCGTCCTCATCGCCGACCCGAACAACGCCGGCAAGCTCGCGGGCCAGGTCAACGACATGCTCGTACACGCCCAGACCGGCGCTCGGGTCGTCGGCACCATCGCCGAGGACCCCACCGGCGCCGACCAGCTGGCCGGCCGTAAGCGCGGACGCCTCGACAAGTCGCTGCTGATCCGCTCGGCCCGCAAGGTCGCCGCCGACATCTACCAGCAGTACGGCGCCGCCTGGGCCCACCAGGCCCAGATGAACGGTCAGCCGCGGTGAGCGCTGTCGACCATCAGCTGGTCAAGCGGTTCCGGCAGGAGGCCGGTGACCGGATCGCCGAGCAGCGCCGCCTGGACCAGGTCAGCGGTGTCACTCCGATGTCCAGCGAGGACGAGCGGCAGTACGCCCGTGCCGTCATCGCGCAGATATTGGAGGAGTACGCCCGCACCGAGATCAACGCCGGGCGTACCCCGCTGGACGCGGAGACGGAGGAGCAGTACGCGGCGGCCGTGCATGCCGCACTGTTCGGCGTCGGGCGCCTTCAGCCGCTGCTCGACAATCCCGAGGTCGAGAACATCGACATCAACGGGTGCGATCAGGTCTTCGTCGGCTACAGCGACGGCCGTGAGGCCAAGGGCGACCCGGTAGCGGAGTCCGACGAGGAGCTCATCGAGCTCATCCAGGTGCTCGGCGCCTACTCCGGTCTGTCGTCCCGGCCCTTCGACTCCGCCAACCCCCAACTCGACCTGCGGCTGCCGGACGGTTCCCGACTGTCGGCCGTCATGGACGTGGCCCGGCGGCCCGCGCTGTCCATCCGTCGCGCGCGCATGGGCAAGGTGTTCATCTCGGATCTGGTCGGGAACGGCACGGTGACCCCCGAGGTCGGCCACTTCCTCGCCTGCGCGGTCCGCGCCCGCAAGAACATCATGATCGCGGGTGCCACCAACGCCGGTAAGACGACGCTGCTACGGGCCCTCGCCAACGAGATCCCGGGCCATGAACGTCTCATCACCGTCGAGCGCGCCCTGGAGCTCGGGCTCGACACCTTCCCCGAACTCCACCCGAACGTCGTGGCGTTCGAGGAGCGGCTGCCCAACTCCGAGGGGCAGGGCTCCATCACGATGGCGGAACTGGTCCGCCGTAGCCTCCGTATGAACCCCTCCCGCGTCATCGTCGGTGAGGTGCTCGGCGACGAGATCGTGACCATGCTCAACGCGATGTCGCAGGGCAACGACGGCTCGCTGTCCACGATCCACGCCAACAGCTCCAGCGAGGTCTTCAACCGTATTTCCACCTACGCGCTGCAGGCGAACGAGCGACTGCCCATCGAGGCCAGCCAGATGCTGATCGCGGGCGCGGTGAACTTCGTCGTCTTCATCCAGCGGCGCAACAACTACCAGAGCGGCGGCCGCCTCCAGCGCATGGTCACCTCCATCCGCGAGGTCAACGGCGTCGACGGCCGGGTGCTGTCCAGCGAGGTCTTCGCCGAGGCGCCGGACGGCCGCGTCGTTCCGCACGCCCCGCTCGCCTGCCTGGAGGACCTGATGGCGCACGGTTACCGCCCTGCCGGAACGTGGGGGTGAGCACATGACCGGACAGCTCGGCTCCATGGGCGGCCTTTTCTCTACGACCGTCCTGTACGCGCTCGCCTGCGGTGTCGCCGTCGGCGGCGGCCTCGCGCTGCTGCTGATCGCCGTACGCGGACTGCCCGCCAAGCCCGAGCACGAGAAGCAGAAGGCCAGCGAGCGGGCCAATGAGCTGATCCGGTTCGCCGGTCAGCGCGGATCGCTCGCCGCGGGCGTAGGCCTGGTGGTGCTGCTGCTCACGCGGTGGGCCGTGCTCGGTATCGCGGCCGGCATCCTCGTCTTCTTCTGGGACCGGCTGTTCGGCGGAGCCGCCGAGGAGCGGGCCGCCATGAAGCGCGTGGAGGCCCTCGCCTCCTGGACGGAGTCGCTGCGCGACACCATCGCCGGCGCGGTCGGCCTGGAGCAGGCCATCCCGGCGTCCGCGCGGGCCGCGGCCCCGGTGCTGCGGCCGCACCTCGACGCTCTCGTCGACCGGCTGCGCTCCCGCACCCCGCTGCCCGACGCGCTCCAGCAGCTCGCCGACGAGATCGACGACGCCTCCGCCGACATCATCGTCGCCGCCCTCATCCTCAACGCTCGTCTGCGCGGCCCCGGTCTGCGGCAGGTGCTCGGCGCGCTCGCCAAGTCGGCCCGTGAAGAGGTCGACATGCGTCAGCGCGTGATGGCTCAACGGGCCTCCACGCGGCGGTCGGTGCAGATCGTCGTCGCGGTGTCGGTGGCCTTCGTGCTCGGACTGTCCATCTTCAACCGGGAGTTCGTCGAGCCTTACGGCGACCCGATCGGCCAGCTCGTCCTGGCCTGCGTCTGCGGTCTGTTCGCGCTCGGGTTCCTGTGGCTGCGGAAGCTGTCGACGATCGAGACGCCCGAGCGCTTCCTGGTGCGGGACGAGGCGTCGGTGCAGTTCGTGCGTCCGCGTACGCCTTCCAGTGGTCCCCAGCAGTCGCCGTTCCAGTCGGAAGAGGGGGCACGACAGTGAGCGAAGTGTTCCGGTCGGAGGAGGTGGCGCGACGGTGAGCGACGTGACGATGCCGATCGTCGTCGGCGCGGTCTTCGGACTTGGCATCTACGCCCTCGTCCGCGCCCTGATGCCGACCAAGCGCAGCGCGATCGCGCAGGTCGCGCGGATTGACGCGATGCGGGCGCGGGGAGCGGCGTACGAGTCGGCGCGCACCACGCAGGATTCGGGCCGGTTCTCCTCGACGCGGGCCGAAGTCGGCCGCCGTGTCGCCGAGTTCTATCTGCAGCAGGGCTGGGAGCAGCGCTCGCTGCGGGCGGACCTCGCGGTGCTGGAGCGCAGCTGGGAGAAGTTCCTGGCGACGAAGGTGCTGCTGGGCGTGGCGGGCCTGTTCTTCGGCCCCTTCCTGTTCGCGGTCGTATGGACCCTTGGTTTCGGCAGCAGCCCGATCATCCCGGTGTGGCTGGCCCTGCTGTTCGCGGTGCTCTTCTTCTTCCTCCCCGATGTGGAGGTACGGCGGGACGCGGCCGAGAAGCGGCGTGACCTGCGGCGCGTGATCGGCGCCTACCTGGACCTGGTGTCGATGAGCCTGGCGGGCGGACGAGGTCTTCCCGAGGCGCTGATGGCGGCGGCGGAGATCTCCGACGGCTGGGCCAACCAGCGCATCCGCAGCGCCCTCGCCGACGCCCGGATCACCGGCATCAGCCAGTGGCAGGCACTGGGCTCGCTGGGCGAGGAGCTCGGGGTCGAGGAGCTGAAGGACCTCTCCGCCTCCCTGGCCCTGGTCGCCGACGACGGTGCGAAGGTCCGTGAGTCCCTCGCCTCCCGCGCCGAGACCATGCGGCACCGCGAACTCGCCGAGATCGAGGGCAGCGCGGGCGAGAAGTCCCAGTCGATGCTCGTGGCGCAGCTGCTGCTGTGCGCCGGCTTCCTGGTGTTCCTGATCTATCCGGCCGCCATGCGCGTGTTCCAGGTCTGACGCCGACCAACCCTCTGAAAGGACAACTGACCATGACCGAACGGAACTTCCGCACCGGGATCCCGGCGATGGACTTCCTCGTCACCTTCCTCCAGGGCCGCGTGCAGCGCGCCCGCTCCGGCGAACTGGACCGCGGTGCCTCCGCGGTCGAGTGGGTCATCATCTCCGCGGTCGTCGTGGCGATCGTCGGCGTGGTCGCCGCGATCATCAACCGCGCGCTGGAGGGCGGCGCCGAGAAGGTCGAGAACTGCATCAACGGGGCCAACCAGAGCGGCACCTGCTGAGAACGGGTAGGGGGGTGCGGCAACGTATGCGGACATGGGTACGCCGTCGACGGGAGGAAGTCTCGGCGCGCGGCGACTCCGGCATGACCGCGATCGAGTTCGTGCTGCTGACCCCCGTCCTGTTCTTCATGATCTTCGCGACCGTACAGTTCGCGCTGTACTTCTTCGCCGACCATGTGGCCCAGGCGGCGGCTCAGGCGGGCGCCCGCAAGGCACGTGCCACGGCGGACGCGCAGCCGGGTGGCTGGCGCGGTGAGGCCCGTACGGTCGTCAACAGCTACATCGACCAGCTGGGCCCGGCGCTGGTGCTGTCGCCGGATGTGAAGATGCTCCAGCCGGAGCAGAACACGGTGGGCGTGGAGATCACCGCGAAGGTGCCGTCGGTGTTCCCGGGGCTGGACTTCACGGTGCATGCGCAGTCGGCGGGGCCGGTGGAGCGGTTCGTGCCGGAGGGGGAGAACTGATGCGGTCCCTTCGGGAGGACCGGGGCTTGTCCACCATCGAGGTGGTGATCCTTGCCCCGGTGATGATGCTGTTCATCCTGGTGCTGGTGGCGTTCGGCCAACTGGTCGACGGCCGGGGCGCATTGGACGGCGCCGCGCGCGACGCGGCCCGCGCCGGCTCCATCCAGAAGGACCACGGCACGGCGATGAACGAGGCGCGCAAGGCGGCCGCCGCGAACCTGGCGGACGTCTGCTCGGGCCCGGTGACGGTGACACAGACGAGCACGGGCTTCGACCCGGAGGTCGACCCCCTCTTCTCTGTCCAGGTCAGCTGCAAGGTCAGGGGCCTGGCGATGCTGGGCCTGGACATCGACCCGACCATGGACGCAACCTTCAGCTCACCGCTGGACCCGTTCAGGAGGTCGGCGTGAGAGCGTGGTTCTCGCGGGTCCGCGCGGGGCTGGACGACCGGGGTTCGGGCGCGGGCGCGGTGATCATCTTCGCGCTGGTGTTCCTGTCCCTCTCGGCCTTCGTCATCGACGGAGGCATGTCCATCTCGAAGCGCGAACGAGCGGCCGACATCGCGGAACAGGCGGCCCGCTACGCCGCCCAGGACATCGACCGCGAGGCCCTCTACGACAACGAGGGCGGCCCCGCCCCGATCAACTACCAGAACTGCGACGCCCGAGTGAAGGCCTTCGCCCGCGAGATGGACATGTCGGGCGCGGACATCGCGGCGACGCGGTGTGTGGCGGCGGACGTGGACCAGGTACAGGTCGAGGTCCAGCTGACGTACTCCCCGGTCTTCACCGGGATGTTCTACGGCGGCGACGTGATCGTCCGCGGCGAGGCCGTGGCCGAGAACGAGGTGGGCTGACCGGGCTCAGTCCTTGTCCTTCTTGGGCCGCTTGTCCTCGGTCTTCATGGCGTCGTTGACCTGCTTGGTCAGCTCGTCGTCGAGCTTCTTGAACTCGCGGACCACGGCGTCGGACATGCTCGCGAGGGCGTCGAGCTGCTGGCCGATGTCCTCGCGGCCGTCCTCCCAGTTGGACTCGAAGTCGCCGAGGGCGTTGTTGACGGTGCCGTCGCCGATGTCGTCCTCGTAGGCCTCGAACATCTTCTTGGTGTGGTTCATCCGGGTCTTGATGGACCGCAGCCGCCGGCCGTAGTCCTCAAGTTCCGTCAGCGGAAGCGAGAGATCGCTCTTGCCCTTGCCCATGTGTTCGTCCCCCGACTGGTACTCGTAGGCTGAACGGCACCGTACATCGGACGAAGGGGGAAGGTCGACGTCATGGCCCGCTACATGGAGGCGCTCACGATCGAGCGCGGCGGTTTCCGGATCAAGGTGCCGGAGTCGTGGTGGGAGTTCGACGTCCGCCCGGAGTCCCGCGACGACTCGATCCGCCGCATGGTGAATGAACGGGTGGCGGGGAGTCCGGAGCTGTCCAAGTACCGGGACGTGTACACGGAGTTCCTCCGCAAAGCCGCCGCCGACGCCTGGAAATCGGGCGCCCTGTACTGCGGCTGCATGGCGGAGAGCTTCGGCGGCGACACTCCGATCACGGGCTCGGTGACGGTATCGCTGGTAGGCGGCCGCTCTGCCTCCGGCGAGCCGCTGTCGACAGACCCGACCGTCATGGCGAGCCAACTCGCCGTCAAGGAGGCCAAGAAGGAGGGCGACTCCTGGCGCAAGGTGACGACGGTCGACATCCCGGGCGTGGGCCCGGCGGCCCGGACGTACGGCATCGAGGACATCGCGGTCCCCGACGACGCCCTGAAGCGCACGATCCGCGCGGTACTGATGCAGACGTTCATCCCGGTGCCCGGCCAGGAGGGCAAGGTCGCGCTGGTGGCGGGGAGCAGCCAGGTACTGGACCTGGCGGACTCTTTCTTCGACATCTTCGACGCGATTACGTCGACGTTCCGCTTCGCGGATTAGGCATGGATGCGCTGGCGGAACTGTGGTCGTGGTACGAGCGGCTGCGGCTGGAGCCGGGGCTCACGGTCACCTGGCGCGGCCCGGAGCCCGATCGAGCGAAGTCCAGCGCGAGCCTTTGCGCTGAAGGCGCCGCACGCGTGGCCGAGTTGATCGCCTGGGAGTCCGGCGAGGCGCAGCTCCTGCTGGGGGACGTGGCGAGCGGAGAGGTCACCGACGAGGCATTGCAACTCACCGACCCTGACGCGCTCGCGCAGGTGGTCGGACGGCTGCGGAAATGGATGTTCGCGTCGAACGTCTGACCCTTGTATGTTCACGTGTGCATACGGTTGTTGGTGATGCGTACGTGACGGGGGTTGCGGTATGGCGGGGCATCGGCCCACGGATTGGCATGTCCTGGACCTGGACAAGGATCCGGTGCCGGGGGATCCGCAGCAGGTGCGGCAACTGGCCAAGAAGCTGCATGACTTCGCGGACGATGTCTCGGATGCGTTGCGTCTGGTCAAGGGCATGGCGGGGGAGGGCGCTCTCGCTGAGTGGGCGGGCAAGTCGGCGGATGTGTTCAAGGAGGACTTCGCCGATGTCCCGAAGAATCTGAAGAAGCTGAAGAAGTCGTACGAGTTGTGCGGCGATGCGCTGGCGGATTACTGGCCGAAGTTGGAGCGGGCGCAGGCGTTGGCGGACCGTGCGCTGGCCAGGGGCCGTGAGGCGCAGTCGGATCTGTCGTCGGCCAAGTCCCGTCTGTCTACGGCTGATTCGTGGGTGGGGCGGGCTGGTAAGGAAGCCGACAAGTACAAGGACGACCCGACCGGCAGCAAGTCGGCTGACAAGCCGGACGAGGCGAAGGTCCGTGCCGCGACCCGGGATGTGCAGCAGGCGGAGACCGCGCAGGCCAACGCCCGCGGCGATGTCGCTGATGCGCAGGGCGCGTTGGACGCGGCGAAGAAGATGGCCGAAGACGCGCGCAAGATGCGCGAGGAGGCGGCTCGGACCGCGAAGACGAAGATCGACGAGGCCTCCGACGCGGGGATCCAGAACCGGTCGTGGTGGGAGGACATCGGGGACTGGTTCGTCGACAACTGGGACACGATCGTCGCCGTATGCAAGGTCGTCGTGGCCGTCGTGGGCGTGATCGCAATGATCATCGGCGGGCCGATCCTCGCCGCAATCGTGATCGTCGCCGGCCTCATCGTCCTCGCGGACACGCTCTATAAATACTCAAAAGGCCAAGCAGGTCTATTGGACGTCGCTTTCGCCGCGCTGGACTGCGTACCCGGCATGAAGGGCCTCACCAGCCTCGGCAAGCTCGCCATGGGTATGAAGGCGCTCGGCAAGGGCGGCCTCAAGGCCATGGCCAAGGGTCTGGGGAAGAAGGGCCTGCGCAAGGAGGCCGACGACGCCGTCGCGCACAGCAAGCCCACCAAGGGCCGCTGCAAGAACGGCGACCCCATCGACATGATCTCCGGCGACATGCTGATGGAGGAGAGGGACGTCGACCTGCCGGGCCTGCTCCCACTGGTCCTGCGCCGTACGCACCTCTCCTCCTACCCGTACGGCCGCTTCTTCGGCCCGTCCTGGGCCTCCACCCTGGACGAACGCCTGGAACTGGACGACGAGGGCGCCGTCTTCGCCACCGAGGACGGCATGCTGCTCTTCTACCCGGTGCCGACGCCGGGCACCTCGGTCCTCCCCCTGGAAGGCCCACGCCTGCTGCTCGACTGGGACGGCGCCCCCGGCGCCCCCGTGAGGATCACCGACCCGCTCAGCGGCATCACACGCCACTTCGCCCCGCGCAGAAGGCCGACGGCACCGGACGAGGCGTTCACCCTCCCCCTCGCCGCGATCACCGACCGCAACGGCCTCCGTATCGACTTCGACCGCGACGACGACGGCTCGCCGGTCGCCGTACGGGATTCGGCGGGACGCCACCTCTACGTCGACACCGACAACGGCCGCGTCACCGCACTCCGGCTCCACACCCCGGACGACGGCCCCGACGGCACGCTCCTCAGGCGCTTCGGCTACGACGCCGAGGGCAACCTCAGCGACATCCACAACTCCAGCGGCCTGCCCCGGAAACTGACGTACGACGCCCGCACCCGCATCACCTCCTGGACCGACCGCAACGGCTACTCCTACCGCTTCACCTACGACGCCCTGGACCGCTGCACCGCGGGCGAGGGCGACGACGGCAGCCTCTCCTGCACGGTCGAGTACGACAGCGAGAACCACGAGACGCGCTACACGGACGCACTCGGGAACACGACGACGTACCGCTACAACGAGCTCCACCAACTGGTCGCCGAGACCGATCCGCTCGGCCACACGACGTGCTCCGAGTGGGACCGCTACGGCCGGATGCTCTCCCGCACCGACGAACTCGGCCGCACCACCCGCTTCACCCTCGGCGAGCACGGCGAACCGGTGCGCATGGACCGCCCCGACGGCACCAGCATCCATGTCGAGTACGACGCCGAGGTCCAGCCCGTCGCCATCGTCGAGCCCGGCGGGGCGCGTTGGGAGTGCGCCTACGACGACCGCGGCAACCTCCTCAGCAGCACCGACCCGCTGGGCGCGGTGAGTTCGTACACCTACGACGACCGCGGCCACCGCATCACCGAGACCGACGCGCTCGGCAACACGTTCCGCTTCGACACCGACGGGACCGGACTCCCGGTCCGGGTCGTCGACCCGCGCGGCAGCGTCGCCGTCGTGCACAGGGACGCGTACGGCCGTGTCATGCGGATCGACGACCCCGTCGGCGGCAGCGTCCGGCAGGGCTGGAACCCCGAGGGCCTGCTTCTGTGGCGAGAGCGTGCCGACGGCAGCCGCGAGTCCTGGTCGTACGACGCCGAGGGCAACCTCACCGAACACCAGGAACCGGGCGGTTTCACCACGGCCTTCGAGTACGGCGCCTTCGACCTGCCCAGCGCCCGGACCGACCCGGACGGCACCCGCTACGTCTTCACGCACGACGCCGAGCTGCGCCTCACCGCGGTGACCAACCCGCAGGGCGGCGAATGGCGTTACCGCTACGACGCCGCAGGCCACCTCATCGGCGAGACAGACTTCAACGGCCGCACGGTCACCTACGCCTACGACCCCGCCGGCTACCAGATCGAGCGCACGAACGGCGTCGGCCAGACCGTGCGCGTCACCCGCGACGCCGCCGGCCGCGCCGTGTCAACGCAGACCGACACGGGCGCGGTCACTTCCCTGCGCTACGACTCGTCCGGCCGGATGGTCGAGGCCGTGAACGCCGACAGCAGGGTCGCGTACGCCTACGACGCGGTGGGCCGGATCATCGCCGAGACGGTGGACGGCCGTACCGTCACGAGCGAGTTCGACGCGCTCGGCCGACGCGTACGGCGGACCACCCCGTCCGGCGCCGTATCGCAATGGTCGTACGACTCCGCGGGCCTGCCCGTCTCGCTCGTCACCGCCGCCGGTGAACTGACCTTCACGCACGACGCGGCCGGCCGCGAGACCGCCCGCGGCCTGGGCGGCGCGGCGACGCTGACGCAGTCCTGGGACGCCGGTCACCGCCTGGTCGAGCAGATCATCCGGTCCGGAACCACGTCGGACCAGACGGGGCCCGGCAGCCCGACCGTCCGCCAGTCCCGCGCCTACGCCTACCGCGCAGACGGCCACCTGACCGCGATCACCGACCGCCTGTCCGGCACCCGCCGCTTCGACCTCGACCGCGCGGGCCGGGTCACCCGGGTCACGGCCGACACCTGGACCGAGTCCTA of the Streptomyces sp. NBC_00287 genome contains:
- a CDS encoding CpaF family protein, whose amino-acid sequence is MSAVDHQLVKRFRQEAGDRIAEQRRLDQVSGVTPMSSEDERQYARAVIAQILEEYARTEINAGRTPLDAETEEQYAAAVHAALFGVGRLQPLLDNPEVENIDINGCDQVFVGYSDGREAKGDPVAESDEELIELIQVLGAYSGLSSRPFDSANPQLDLRLPDGSRLSAVMDVARRPALSIRRARMGKVFISDLVGNGTVTPEVGHFLACAVRARKNIMIAGATNAGKTTLLRALANEIPGHERLITVERALELGLDTFPELHPNVVAFEERLPNSEGQGSITMAELVRRSLRMNPSRVIVGEVLGDEIVTMLNAMSQGNDGSLSTIHANSSSEVFNRISTYALQANERLPIEASQMLIAGAVNFVVFIQRRNNYQSGGRLQRMVTSIREVNGVDGRVLSSEVFAEAPDGRVVPHAPLACLEDLMAHGYRPAGTWG
- a CDS encoding type II secretion system F family protein, which translates into the protein MGGLFSTTVLYALACGVAVGGGLALLLIAVRGLPAKPEHEKQKASERANELIRFAGQRGSLAAGVGLVVLLLTRWAVLGIAAGILVFFWDRLFGGAAEERAAMKRVEALASWTESLRDTIAGAVGLEQAIPASARAAAPVLRPHLDALVDRLRSRTPLPDALQQLADEIDDASADIIVAALILNARLRGPGLRQVLGALAKSAREEVDMRQRVMAQRASTRRSVQIVVAVSVAFVLGLSIFNREFVEPYGDPIGQLVLACVCGLFALGFLWLRKLSTIETPERFLVRDEASVQFVRPRTPSSGPQQSPFQSEEGARQ
- a CDS encoding type II secretion system F family protein, with translation MPIVVGAVFGLGIYALVRALMPTKRSAIAQVARIDAMRARGAAYESARTTQDSGRFSSTRAEVGRRVAEFYLQQGWEQRSLRADLAVLERSWEKFLATKVLLGVAGLFFGPFLFAVVWTLGFGSSPIIPVWLALLFAVLFFFLPDVEVRRDAAEKRRDLRRVIGAYLDLVSMSLAGGRGLPEALMAAAEISDGWANQRIRSALADARITGISQWQALGSLGEELGVEELKDLSASLALVADDGAKVRESLASRAETMRHRELAEIEGSAGEKSQSMLVAQLLLCAGFLVFLIYPAAMRVFQV
- a CDS encoding TadE family protein, producing the protein MRTWVRRRREEVSARGDSGMTAIEFVLLTPVLFFMIFATVQFALYFFADHVAQAAAQAGARKARATADAQPGGWRGEARTVVNSYIDQLGPALVLSPDVKMLQPEQNTVGVEITAKVPSVFPGLDFTVHAQSAGPVERFVPEGEN
- a CDS encoding TadE/TadG family type IV pilus assembly protein, with protein sequence MRSLREDRGLSTIEVVILAPVMMLFILVLVAFGQLVDGRGALDGAARDAARAGSIQKDHGTAMNEARKAAAANLADVCSGPVTVTQTSTGFDPEVDPLFSVQVSCKVRGLAMLGLDIDPTMDATFSSPLDPFRRSA
- a CDS encoding pilus assembly protein TadG-related protein, which translates into the protein MRAWFSRVRAGLDDRGSGAGAVIIFALVFLSLSAFVIDGGMSISKRERAADIAEQAARYAAQDIDREALYDNEGGPAPINYQNCDARVKAFAREMDMSGADIAATRCVAADVDQVQVEVQLTYSPVFTGMFYGGDVIVRGEAVAENEVG